From the genome of Takifugu rubripes chromosome 10, fTakRub1.2, whole genome shotgun sequence:
CGCGCGCAGCCCGTGTGATGTCTAAACGGCGCGAGTTTCTGTAAACTCCCGGACGTGGTCCTCCTACTGAAGTTAAGAGCGCCTCTGAAAGCGAGCAGACTAGTTTTGTGGAATGAAGCCGCAGAACGGCAGGAAGTGTGAGCTGTTGTAACAGCTGGACTTTGAAACAAGACACTTTTGGggctttaaaatgtaaatttcatTTCAGAAACAGCGCAGCTTCGCTGCCAACACGTCAAAGAACGAATATGTCTGTTATCTTAGATATTTAAGACAGTTGAGGGGTAAAGAGCGCGCATTCCGAGTTGATAGCCGCTTTCTTTGAGTGTGCTTTAAAAGGCGCGCATGACAACATTACCGAGCCTGTCCTGCGGGACCCTCTCAGATTACATTGTGCAGCTGGAATATTGATCCCACCATCATATTCCCTTGGAAGGACAAACAGGGCAAGCAGGCCCGCCCGTAAAGTTACAAAATAAACACCAAAAGCTCCTGCATTTGCCCCTGGATTCAGTGTGGAGGACTTGTGTACAACCCTGGAGAGTTACATAAGAAGAGTGTTCATTTTCTGTCTTCGTTGGGGTTTCCAACTTCCCCTTCTTACTCTGTGGAGAGCTGATTTGATTaagctgcagctctgaggcCCTGGAGCAGTGGAGCTATCTCTCTGAAAGCATGGTCATTAGAAGCAGTCCCTTTTCAGCTAAAAGGGCCACGGCTCTTGGCCGTCCACTTGATTTGTCTATTGTCCTCACTTGTATAAAGGAGCCTAGAACCATTTTCTCATAGACATTAGCTGTGGTGTAATTTTGGGCACAAATCGGCTACATTCAGGACGTAAAACCATGTGATCTTGATTGGGTCTGAATGGTGTTGACTGTAATATTCCCTTCTTATGCATGACCAATCACTCCCGTCTTTTGCTACTACTCAGTCAGCACCTGGGcgtgttttcctgctggtccTGTGACTGGAAACTGCTCAGCAGATATATGACTGGGATATTTTACACAAGAATCCCAGTACTGCTCTGTCAAGTTCAGTCTTGTTTCTGAGCTGCTGTCTTTGTGCATTTGGGTGTTTAATTGATGTTATATCGACTGTATCTGCAAATTTATCAGCTGTGTTTAATCTACTGTCACTTATAGTAATAGGACGATATTAGCAGGACAATAGTTTAATCATGAGCAATAAGATTAAGCTTGAATACATATTTGGGTGAAGCTTTACTAAGGTGGTGCTAAGCAAGCAGGAGAGCTCGGGGCTGAGCTGCAGGGTCTGACTGGTTCCTCTGTATCAAAGGGAAAACAGCGGCCTCTTTGTTGCGCTACAACAGGCACAAAATGACGATTGGCACTGAGAGACATTAGATCCAGTTACTCAGAATTCAGACAGGCTGAGGTCCGACAGGCTTTGTTCCTTTTCTCCGGAGAAGACATCCAATTGACACTGATTGGGATGAAAAGAGCACCCTGGAGGTAATCTGTCTGGTACTTCCTTATATCACAGTGCTGGAGatggcttttttaaaaggctAGATATGATTTCAGACTTAAAAATGGATCATGTTAAAGTACCAAACATAGCTTCATGCAGCATGAGACATAAATCCATTGTCATGTTACATCATAGCTGTAACAAACACCAGCAACAGGCCCATGGCAGGAAAGCAGTGTTTACAGGTCAGGAATTAACTTGAATGAGTCTGGAAACAACTGATTAGTGCCAGTAATTCCAGAACAGGCCCATACCCAGGAACAGAGGAGTTTGTGTCATTATTGCTCAAGCGGGCTCTCCGTCACTTCCAGCCAAGCGCCTGCTAATGAGAGATAGTGCTTAATGGGAGGATCCCTGTTTGGGGAGACTCTGAGGCTCCGTTTGTacaaatcttttttattttttttaaatgaaacaatttGGAAAAAAGGTGAAGCAAGCAATAATGAAATACCTGCTAATGATGCAATAACATTTTTCCAATAACATAGTAATGAATTACATTATTGGCTCAAGTACTTCATGAGAGGATTGGTcttattacatttaaaatggcAGAATTTATGTGCTATTGACAATGATTAATAATTGCATTATCAGCGTCTGCTACAGTGGGAAAAATTAAAGGCAGGTTTTAACTTACAGACATCCACCGGTAATTACAGATGTGATCGTGAGTGTTTTCATCTTCCAGGGAGCCAAGAAGCCTTTCAATGAAGTCATCCGGGCGAATATTGGTGACGCCCAAGCAATGGGACAGAAACCAATCACATTTTTCAGACAGGCAAGTCTACTTAAGACACTCTTCTATCAGTGAGAACTGAGTTTTTACATGCATGTACACTGGCAAACATTCTTTGGCAATGATTGAGGTTGTCTCCTCAGATTAAGCAGTTAATAATTTCAATTAAATCAGTATCATTAATATATCTGTATTTTCACTTGACTGAATTATAGCATCACGGCCCTTAAGTAGTGATAAAGGAGGAGGATATACAGTGGTGGTCAAAAGTTTACATACACTTACATACATAATGTCATGGCTGTCTTgagtttccagttatttctacaACTCTGATTTTTCTCTGATATAGTGATTGGAACAGATCCTTCTTTGTCACAAAAAACATTCATGAAGTTTGGttcttttatgattttattatgGGTAAACTGAAAGTGTGGCCAAATCTGCTGggtcaaaaatatacatacagcaaTGCTAATATTTGGCTATTTCTACTTCAATTAGGTGCTTTTGGTAGCCATCCACAAGCTTCTGGCAAGTTTCTGGTTGAATCTTTGACCACTCCTCTTGACAGAATTGGTGCAGTTCAGTTAAATTTGTTGGCTTAAACCTTAATTCTAGCCTGATTTAGCCATTCCATTACcacttttgatgtgtgtttggggtcattgtcctgttggaacACCCAACTGCGCCCAAGACCCAACCTTCGGGCTGATGACTTTAGGTTTTCTTGAATAATTTGAAGGTAATCCTCCTTCTTCATTGTCCCATTGACTCTCTGTAAAGCACCAGTTCCATTGGCAGCAAAACAGGCCCACAGCATAATACTACCACCACCGTGCTTGATGGTAGGCATGGTGTTCTTGGGGTTAAAGGcctcaccttttctcctccaaacataTTGCTGGGCATTGTGGCCAAACAGctcaatttttgtttcatctgacCACAGAACTTTCCTCCAGAAGGTCTTATCTTTGTccatgtgatcagcagcaaactTTAGTCGAGCCTTAAGGTGCCGCTTTTGGAGCAAGGGCTTCCTTCTTGCACGGCAGCCTCTCAGTCCATGGCGATGCAAAACACGCTTGACTGTGGACACTGAcacctgtgttccagcagcttctaATTCTTGGCAGATCTGCTTTTTGGTGCTCCTGGGTTGACTCTTCAGCCTCCTGACCAGTTttctctcagcagcaggtgacagcTTGCATTTTCTTCCTGATCGTGGCAGTGACAAAACAGTGCCATGCACTTTATACTTACAAACAATTGTTTGCACTGTTGCTCTtggaacctgcagctgctttgaaatGGCTCCAAGTGACTTTCCTGACTTGTTCAAGTCAATGATTCTCTTTTTCAGATCTGTGCTGAGCTCCTTTGACTTTCCCATTGTAGcgtttgtgggtgtttttatcCAATGAGCCCTTTTTAAATGGCCTCAGAGAAGTCACCAGCTGTAGTCACTCATGATCACTCACAAGAAGTTAAGAGGCCATGCTATGAAGCTCATGTCATTGACACAACTTTCTAAGTCTCCAAAAttgctgtatgtatatttttgatCCAGCAGATTTGGCCACACTTTCAGTTTACCcataataaaatcataaaagaaCCAAACTTCATGAATGTTTTTTGTGACAAAGAAGGATCTGTTCCAATCACTATATCAGAGAAAAATCAGAGTtgtagaaataactggaaactcAAGACAGCCATGACATTATGTTCTTTACAAGTGTATGTAAACTTTTGACCACAACTGTATAATATGACCAGATAATGGGATGGTTAATCTGCCAGTTTCAACAAGCTTAAGTCAAATTATTGGCTGATATGAGATGTATGTTAGTTTGTGCATGTGCTAAGCTAACGTATTGTAAAGTAACTCCTGTTAGCAATCAAATTTTCTAAGAAAAATGTGGAGGGTCCTTATTTGACAATTGAATGATTGCTTTCCCTTTTCTAACATATTCAGGCAAGTTGGAGTGTCACAGTCATATtagggttgtttttgtttgatttttataCTGTCGTCCTCACTCAGGTGATGGCTTTGTGTTCTTACCCTGAACTTTTGGAAGATGACAAGTTTCCAGACGATGCCAAACAAAGAGCACGGCGTATTCTGAAGGCTTGTGGAGGCAGCAGTATAGGTCAGCTCTTCCCCCAACTCCGCCAGCATAACCCATAAACACTACAAACACTTTCATCCGCCTCCATTTGCGTGCTCATGAAAAATTGATTTGCTTAAGTCATTTGCAAAGAGGAAAACTGGTCGATGCATGTGCTGCTCAAACCAAAGTCCACTTCCATGTGTTCCAGGGGCCTACAGTGCCAGCCAGGGCATCGAATGCATCCGTCAGGATGTGTCGCGCTACATAGAGAAGAGAGACGGGTTCGCCTCCAACCCTGACAACATCTACCTCTCCACTGGGGCCAGTGATGCCATCGTGGTAAGTTAGAAGTTAATTCACTCCTTGATATCAGCTGATGACTGCGGACTTTGTCTGGACCCAAaagaattattaggcaactcAGAACCTGTGTTTTGGGTTGACCTTCTCTCTACTTTTCTCCCTGCTCCAGACCATTCTAAAGTTGCTGGTGGCTGGCGAAGGCAGTAACCGTACCGGAGTGCTGATCTCCATCCCCCAGTACCCTCTGTACTCGGCCACCTTGGCTGACCTGGGGGCCGTGCAGGTCAATTACTACCTGAATGAGgacagctgctggagtttgGATATTCCAGAACTGAAGAGAGCCGTCACAGAAGCCAGGCAGCACTGCAACCCCCGTGTTCTGTGTATTATCAACCCTGGAAACCCCACCGGTATGTCTGTCCGCCTagtagtattttttttaaatgattgcgGTGAGCTCTTAGTGTATGCTTACACGTAACACGTACACACTGATGAACTATGGAATGTCCGATGTCACAGGTCAGGTCCAGAGCAAAGAGTGTATCAAAAATGTGATCCGATTCGCAAAGGAGGAACGTCTCTTCCTCATGGCTGATGAAGTAATGTACATTCATTCGAGCCTTTTCATTCACTTTCCATCCGTGAACTAAATAAAATCAATCTGAATCAACCAAaggttttttgtgttttttccttttaggTCTACCAGGATAATGTGTACAGAGATAATGAGTTTCACTCATTTAAGAAAGTGTTGTTTGAGATGGGATCAGAGTTTTCTAGCACAGTGGAGCTGGCCTCCTTCCACTCCACCTCCAAATGCTACATGGGCGAGTGAGTGCATGTGCAATGCAACTGCAACTTACATCAGCTGTGTCAATAACCCATCCTGGTTATTATGTACTTAATACGCCCAGCCCTGATTTGTATTTGCTTCCTTCAGGTGCGGATTCCGCGGTGGCTACGTGGAGGTGATAAACCTGGACCCCGGAGTGAAGGCCCAGCTCACTAAACTGGTGTCAGTCCGTCTGTGTGCCCCAGTCCCTGGACAGGCTCTGCTGGACCTGGTTGTCAACCCGCCACAGCCCGATGAGCCCTCACATGCAACATTTATGAAGGTGATGTTCATCCAGATGTGCTAAAATctaaaagatgcatgaaatatTGAGCTGCTTTACTCTTGGTGTGGCTTTGTCTTGAGTTGTCTTGAGTTCTTTAAAAGAGGATGATAATGAATATTGTATGCATGTGACATACAGTTGATTGTAAACATATTGATGGAACAGTGCTGCACAAGAACTCCATTACAAGACATAGATGATTTGATTATTGCCTGGAAACACAGGATGGAGAGTAATTACGATGCATGTGCCATCAGAGCCATGTAGCTCGTAACTATTGGAGCAGCAGCTTTGCACAAAGCATGTGTGGACTTCCAACTCACATATAAAGAAGCCCTTGCTGCTTAAAGGGAGACAAATTCCCCATCATGGGTCATCAGACCCACAAAATATAGTTTAACACTAGCTGAGCACATTTTTCTTATAGTGAATTAAGTATAATTACAGTACTGGTAAGTCAAGGACTGTGAGGCTCAAATTTAATGGCAGTTGAGAAATCTTTAGTTAAATGtcataaaatgtttagtgtgaTTGTTATCTAATatgaaaatgtttgttcttgaaGAAATGTTTGTATGAAGGAAGGACATTCTATTCTCACCCACCTGTCATGTTTTAATTTCTGACTCTTTTCAGGAGCGGACCACTGTGTTAGCAAACTTAGCAGAGAAGGCGAAATTGACAGAGGAGATTTTCAACACAGTTCCAGGAATCAAATGTAATCCCGTGCAGGGGGCCATGTACACCTTTCCCCAAATCAAACTTCCACAGAAGGCCATCAACAAAGCCAAGGTCTATGCTGCCTCCTCACATCGCTGACAAGTGTCACTCGACTGCATTGAGAGCATGTATCAAAAGTGTTTGTATGCAGGAGGCTGGTCAGGAACCAGACATGTACTACTGTATGcgcctgctggaggaggaggggatctGCCTGGTACCTGGAAGTGGCTTTGGTCAGAGAAAAGGAACCTTCCACTTCAGGTCAGTGTTTTGAGCTAAATGTCTATGGCTTAAAGGACTATTTCTACAGCAGTGACACTAATCAAACGCCTCTGTTCAGGATGACCATCTTGCCACCCACTGAGAAGCTGAAGATTGTTCTGAAGAAGATCAGCGACTTCCACGTGCGCTTCACCAAAGAGTTTTCAGAATGATGGCCTCAGCAGAACTATTCTTACATCAATAACCAACTTAATGGTAGTGTTTGTTGGGGAAAACAATAGAATCAACAATGAGATTCACTTTCCAATTAATCAGGACTTTACTAGTGTAACTTGAATAGCTGGCATTTGGTTTTCTTTGCCAAGTCAAACTCAAAAGTTCAAACTGAATGTGCTTGCAGGCAGTCAGACTGTTTACAGTATTGTGCCATTTTAAAAAAGTTTCACATTTCCAGAACTGTTGTGAAATGGGATCATTACAGAGTCAACTTGGTGCTCACCAACAAAGCGgccattttccttttatttaaaaagatggAAATGTTCAGTGCTTACATGCttcagaaacagaagaaagcaGAATCTCTTGGAATGAACAGAAAATAATGATTGAACGTTGTGAATGATCGCAGTAACACTGTCACACCGCTGGCATCCTCTATGACGCTGCCAGAGCTCTGGAAGAGTCATTAGCTTTTTCAAAGTTCATCTTTCTGTGAAAGCTTTGTGGCGTGCTTTTCCAAGAAACTGCTGAACCCCTCCAGTGTTCTGTCTCCACCCTCAAATTTGATGGGGGTCTGTTTGCTGTTACTCGTTGCAAAGTATATCGTGGGGAATCCTTCCACTTTGTAGCCATCGTTCGGCACGTCGTTGGCTGTGGCATCCATCTTGGCTATTACCAGGTTTTTCTCCCCTTTATATTTCTTGGCCAGAGCTAAATAGTCAGGCTCCAACTTCTTACAGTGGCCACACCACGGTGCGTAAAACTCAATCAGGACATCTTTTTGAGTATCCATGACGATCTCATCAAAGGTCTTTCCAACCACAACTTTAACTGGTCCCTTGTTCTTTGGTACTGGCTGGGACTTGATGATGGGCTTGAGTTTACCTGGAAAAACACCAGTTTAGTGTCAGCAACCGCATGTCCTTTAACTTCAACTGTACATTCTCCTCTATTAAAGAGGATCAGAGCTAACGGGGTAACCACGGTCAACATTTTCAAGTTATGCCATTTGCTTTCTTTATCCAGAACTCTATAAAAAAACTCTATACAAGGTCTTGTACGAGTTCGCGTTTAAGACAGACATCAAAGCCTCACCTTTCTTGAACGCCATAACAAAGTCTCTGAGCACGTCTGCGTCCAGCTCCTCAGGCTCCATGGCAAACTTTTTGCCTCCATCCTCCAGAATCCCTACATTCACCTCCTCACCGCTCTCACTCAGGCCCAGGCTCTTCAGCTCTTCTCCGTAGTCCTCTTCGTCGGCGATGGCGAACACGTACTCGGGGAAGTCCTTGGCCACCTCCAACACCTTGGACCTCCAGAATTGTGTAGCTACAAAGAGAAATGCAGACATTAGGCTCATTCCCTCTACACTCAATAGCTTCAGAACCCTTAGGCTGAATGAAAACATACCCTTCCTGTAGTCAAAGCTGAAATCAACTCCATAGTACACGACAACCAGAGGTCTTTTGGTGTAGCGCTTAGCATCATTGCTAGGTTTCCGGTGGCCCACTAGAGGGATCACATTTTTTTTGAAGAACTCCTGTACTTCAGACACCAGCGTGTCATCCTATATGGTAAATAAATGACAAGTGTGTTTCTGAGGTTGTGCAGGCTTTTACAACACTGATTTAAATACACAATTATGGCAGTTtcatgtaccgtattttcgcgaccataaggcgcacttaagtcttaaattttctctaAAATGGACAAGGTGCCTTATAATGCGGTGCGCTTTATGTGAgcaccgagttccaaaatctaactgctggatgatggatttgtggatgaagattgatcaaaaaataacgtgagtacattgctaaatacttCAATAAAGTACAACAGAACAGTTTTTCTCccgctgcctttttaaaaacacatgctagcatgcatgcatgcatattTTAAGCCAGCAGACCgatatgttttaccatgcccaagccctataatccggtgcgccttatgtatgtgttaaataaaaaatatcacCCGTAAATGAGACCGCCTtttggttgtgaaaatacggtagttacTGAAAACTGGACAGAAATTACCTTTATTGCCAGTGTGTGAGACGCAGGCTCGTATTTCGATCGAAACTTTTCAGGCTGAACAATCATAACCTGACCAGGTGACGCTTTCAGTAGGTTGGACACTTCAGAGTTGAATGTGTGACGGAAGGTGAAATCTTCCCTCAATGCGTTACCTGCCAGACACAATCGTTTAAAGAGTCGCTTCTACCCGCACGATTGACCAAATCTGGTACTCACAGGCCTCGATGTAGATCTCAAAAGCGGCGTCCTGTTCGCTGGAGAAGATGCCAACTATTACTGCATCGTCTCCATCCTTGATGAGCTCCTGCACCTGTTTAGCTGCCTGGACCTGCTTGGAGGGAGGACCTGACTGCTCGACCATGTGGTCAACGATGCCTTGTAGAAAAGAACGTTGTGATGTCACTGAAGGAAAAAGACCTCCAGGTATGCAGAATCACTGTATATAGGCAATGTTTGGACCTACCATACTTCTCTCTGGGTCCATTGTAGTCAAACACCTTCCCCTTCCTGAAGATCTTCAGTGTGGGATAGCCTGAAACTCCGAAGCGTGAAGCCAGTTCAGCTTCCACGGTGGCATCCACCTTGGCCAGAGGAATAGGGGGGGACCGCTGGCTAAGCAGTGAGGCAGCCTTCTCATACTCTGGCGCCAAGCGCTTACAGTGTCCACACCTAAGAAAATTCAGTAGTTGCATTTTAATAGTCCTGCACagccattttaaaagaaaacagtctGTACTGACCATGGGGCGTAAAACTCCACCAGGATTATGTCCGCTCCATTAACGGTATCATCAAAGTTGTCCTTTGT
Proteins encoded in this window:
- the si:ch211-217a12.1 gene encoding alanine aminotransferase 2-like isoform X2; the encoded protein is MSQHVVNGDSSCGKVLTLDNMNPNVKRVEYAVRGPIVLRAMQLEKELKEGAKKPFNEVIRANIGDAQAMGQKPITFFRQVMALCSYPELLEDDKFPDDAKQRARRILKACGGSSIGAYSASQGIECIRQDVSRYIEKRDGFASNPDNIYLSTGASDAIVTILKLLVAGEGSNRTGVLISIPQYPLYSATLADLGAVQVNYYLNEDSCWSLDIPELKRAVTEARQHCNPRVLCIINPGNPTGQVQSKECIKNVIRFAKEERLFLMADEVYQDNVYRDNEFHSFKKVLFEMGSEFSSTVELASFHSTSKCYMGECGFRGGYVEVINLDPGVKAQLTKLVSVRLCAPVPGQALLDLVVNPPQPDEPSHATFMKERTTVLANLAEKAKLTEEIFNTVPGIKCNPVQGAMYTFPQIKLPQKAINKAKEAGQEPDMYYCMRLLEEEGICLVPGSGFGQRKGTFHFRMTILPPTEKLKIVLKKISDFHVRFTKEFSE
- the si:ch211-217a12.1 gene encoding alanine aminotransferase 2-like isoform X1, translating into MSRKPMWSNETPGQESQVLGRRRVVRDKDNMSQHVVNGDSSCGKVLTLDNMNPNVKRVEYAVRGPIVLRAMQLEKELKEGAKKPFNEVIRANIGDAQAMGQKPITFFRQVMALCSYPELLEDDKFPDDAKQRARRILKACGGSSIGAYSASQGIECIRQDVSRYIEKRDGFASNPDNIYLSTGASDAIVTILKLLVAGEGSNRTGVLISIPQYPLYSATLADLGAVQVNYYLNEDSCWSLDIPELKRAVTEARQHCNPRVLCIINPGNPTGQVQSKECIKNVIRFAKEERLFLMADEVYQDNVYRDNEFHSFKKVLFEMGSEFSSTVELASFHSTSKCYMGECGFRGGYVEVINLDPGVKAQLTKLVSVRLCAPVPGQALLDLVVNPPQPDEPSHATFMKERTTVLANLAEKAKLTEEIFNTVPGIKCNPVQGAMYTFPQIKLPQKAINKAKEAGQEPDMYYCMRLLEEEGICLVPGSGFGQRKGTFHFRMTILPPTEKLKIVLKKISDFHVRFTKEFSE
- the pdia4 gene encoding protein disulfide-isomerase A4, which translates into the protein MKKLALLLIVLLGVAHLIPAGKCEDDDAENENTEEESDDEEEEEDDDDTEVKEENGVLVLTDGNYDTFMEGKDTVLVEFYAPWCGHCKQFAPEYEKIAESLKENDPPIPVAKVDAVLSSGLGSRFDVSGYPTIKIIKNGEPVDYDGERTEKAIVERVKEVAQPDWKPPPEATLVLTKDNFDDTVNGADIILVEFYAPWCGHCKRLAPEYEKAASLLSQRSPPIPLAKVDATVEAELASRFGVSGYPTLKIFRKGKVFDYNGPREKYGIVDHMVEQSGPPSKQVQAAKQVQELIKDGDDAVIVGIFSSEQDAAFEIYIEACNALREDFTFRHTFNSEVSNLLKASPGQVMIVQPEKFRSKYEPASHTLAIKDDTLVSEVQEFFKKNVIPLVGHRKPSNDAKRYTKRPLVVVYYGVDFSFDYRKATQFWRSKVLEVAKDFPEYVFAIADEEDYGEELKSLGLSESGEEVNVGILEDGGKKFAMEPEELDADVLRDFVMAFKKGKLKPIIKSQPVPKNKGPVKVVVGKTFDEIVMDTQKDVLIEFYAPWCGHCKKLEPDYLALAKKYKGEKNLVIAKMDATANDVPNDGYKVEGFPTIYFATSNSKQTPIKFEGGDRTLEGFSSFLEKHATKLSQKDEL